The Paramixta manurensis region ACGAGGTTCAGTGTACGGCGAATGCTGCAAACATGCGTCAGGGGGTGTAAAACTACGTAAAGCGATAGATTGAAAGTGCAGGATCACGCTATTTTGCCTGCGGAGGGCATGACAACATGAATAAAATCCTATTGGTTGATGATGATCGCGAATTAACTTCGCTCCTGAAAGAACTGCTTGAAATGGAAGGGTTTGACGTCGTGGTAGCCAGTGATGGCGAGCAGGCGTTAAGCATATTAGACAGCTCAATCGACCTGTTATTGCTGGATGTGATGATGCCAAAGAAAAACGGTATCGACACGCTAAAAGAGCTACGCCAACAGCATCAAACACCGGTAATTATGCTGACCGCGCGCGGCAGCGAGCTTGACCGCGTACTCGGCCTTGAGCTTGGCGCAGACGACTATTTGCCAAAACCCTTTAACGATCGCGAATTAGTGGCGCGCATTCGCGCCATCTTGCGCCGTTCCAATTGGAGTGAACAACAGCAGCAGCACGATAACAGTTCCCCTACGCTGGAGGTTGACTGTT contains the following coding sequences:
- the cpxR gene encoding envelope stress response regulator transcription factor CpxR, which produces MNKILLVDDDRELTSLLKELLEMEGFDVVVASDGEQALSILDSSIDLLLLDVMMPKKNGIDTLKELRQQHQTPVIMLTARGSELDRVLGLELGADDYLPKPFNDRELVARIRAILRRSNWSEQQQQHDNSSPTLEVDCLRLNPGRQEASFDNETLDLTGTEFTLLYLLAQHLGQVVSREHLSQEVLGKRLTPFDRAIDMHISNLRRKLPERRDGHPWFKTLRGRGYLMVSAT